In one Candidatus Planktophila vernalis genomic region, the following are encoded:
- the dapC gene encoding succinyldiaminopimelate transaminase, with protein sequence MRSSLPDFPWDALAPYGDKARAHPGGIIDLSVGTPVDPTPEFIQTALRDASNSPSYPVTAGTPELRAAITAWAKSRLGATGDFDVLPVIGSKELVAWLPTILESKKVLIPEIAYPTYHVGALIAQAQSVPVPISAQSWPSADLAWLNSPSNPTGRVHSVEEIKECIAWSRANDAVLISDECYLEFEHSAAPTSIMALTQGDNKNILALHSLSKRSSMAGYRAAFLIGDSSLIAKIRELRKHAGMMVSLPVQKAMTVALGDDSHVAEQRARYNARRDALRPALEACGFKIEFSDAGLYIWCTRDEDAWTSVDWLAERGILATPGSFYGEKGKNHIRIAMTVTDAAIKDAVNRLKA encoded by the coding sequence TTGCGCTCTTCACTCCCAGATTTCCCCTGGGACGCTCTTGCCCCCTATGGAGATAAGGCTCGCGCTCACCCTGGTGGGATTATTGATCTCTCCGTTGGAACTCCTGTAGATCCCACACCTGAATTTATTCAAACAGCCTTACGCGATGCCTCTAACTCACCTAGTTACCCAGTAACTGCGGGCACACCCGAACTACGAGCTGCAATAACAGCATGGGCAAAATCTCGTTTAGGTGCCACCGGTGATTTTGATGTTCTACCTGTCATTGGTTCTAAAGAGTTAGTTGCATGGTTACCTACAATTTTAGAATCTAAGAAAGTTCTCATTCCAGAAATTGCCTATCCGACGTATCACGTGGGTGCATTGATCGCACAAGCACAGTCAGTACCAGTTCCAATTAGCGCACAGAGCTGGCCGAGCGCTGATTTAGCCTGGCTGAACTCACCATCAAATCCAACTGGGCGAGTTCATAGTGTTGAAGAAATCAAAGAGTGCATTGCATGGTCACGCGCCAATGATGCAGTCCTGATTTCAGATGAGTGCTATTTGGAGTTTGAGCACAGTGCAGCACCAACTTCAATCATGGCTTTAACTCAAGGCGATAACAAGAATATTCTGGCACTTCACTCATTATCTAAGCGCTCATCAATGGCTGGCTATCGTGCTGCATTTTTGATTGGTGATTCTTCGCTCATTGCAAAGATTCGTGAACTTCGAAAGCATGCAGGCATGATGGTTTCACTGCCCGTGCAAAAAGCAATGACTGTTGCACTGGGTGATGATTCACATGTTGCCGAGCAACGCGCGCGATATAACGCACGACGTGATGCGCTAAGACCAGCACTTGAAGCTTGCGGATTTAAAATTGAATTTAGCGATGCAGGTCTCTACATCTGGTGCACACGTGATGAAGATGCATGGACAAGTGTTGACTGGTTAGCCGAGCGCGGAATCCTGGCAACCCCAGGTAGTTTCTATGGTGAAAAGGGAAAGAACCACATTCGCATCGCAATGACTGTGACCGATGCAGCCATAAAAGATGCAGTTAACCGCTTAAAGGCTTAG
- a CDS encoding WhiB family transcriptional regulator, which yields MPIKPEATNSPTPTTGPKITLATGESIELSWQERALCAQTDPEAFFPEKGGSTREAKRVCLSCDVRSECLEYALAHDERFGIWGGLSERERRRLKRRSA from the coding sequence ATGCCGATTAAACCTGAAGCCACGAACTCCCCAACCCCCACGACTGGCCCAAAAATCACACTAGCGACCGGCGAGAGTATTGAACTCTCTTGGCAAGAACGCGCACTATGTGCGCAAACAGATCCAGAAGCTTTCTTCCCTGAAAAAGGCGGCTCAACTCGCGAAGCAAAGCGTGTTTGCCTTTCCTGCGATGTTCGTTCAGAGTGCTTGGAATACGCACTTGCACATGACGAACGTTTTGGAATTTGGGGCGGACTATCAGAGCGCGAACGTCGTCGCTTAAAGCGCCGTTCTGCGTAA
- the fdxA gene encoding ferredoxin, with protein sequence MTYVIAEPCIDVKDKSCIAECPVDCIYEGDRMLYIQADECVDCGACEPVCPVEAIYYEDDVPPQWKQFGKVNTEFFVEIGSPGGASKVGATGTDHELVKALPPKSE encoded by the coding sequence GTGACTTATGTGATCGCCGAACCATGTATCGATGTGAAAGATAAATCATGCATCGCTGAATGTCCTGTGGACTGCATTTATGAAGGCGACCGCATGCTCTATATCCAAGCTGATGAATGTGTTGACTGCGGTGCGTGTGAGCCTGTGTGTCCCGTTGAGGCTATTTACTATGAGGATGATGTCCCACCACAGTGGAAGCAATTTGGAAAAGTTAACACTGAATTTTTCGTTGAAATCGGTTCACCAGGTGGTGCAAGCAAAGTCGGAGCAACTGGCACCGACCACGAACTAGTAAAAGCTCTTCCACCTAAGAGCGAGTAA
- a CDS encoding nucleotidyltransferase family protein, protein MAVGILLVGGFGTRLMPLTKNTPKPMLTVAGLPVTEHQLALAKKAGITTVVLATSYLSEVFIPYFGDGSKWGMKLLYAVEKEPLGTGGAIRNAAKLLPGDETVVVFNGDVLSSHNLALQIQEHEANNADVTLHLTAVEDARAYGCVPTDSDGRVTAFLEKMENPVTNTINAGCYVFKSSVIQSIEPDRVVSVEREVFPNLVDSHGKVFGFIDDSYWLDIGTPQALLKGSRDLVTGIADASALTSGLVESAGKEFLTMKGAQVDPSARIDGGSCISRGAVVGADAHISGSIIESGAHVGAGATIVNSFIASGAVVADFAKISVSFVTNTEIIEIPA, encoded by the coding sequence ATGGCAGTTGGAATCCTTCTAGTTGGTGGCTTTGGCACACGTCTGATGCCACTTACTAAAAACACACCAAAACCAATGCTCACAGTTGCTGGTTTGCCCGTAACAGAGCACCAACTAGCTTTGGCAAAAAAGGCAGGAATTACAACAGTAGTTCTTGCTACTTCATATTTATCTGAAGTATTCATCCCTTATTTTGGCGATGGATCTAAATGGGGAATGAAACTGCTTTATGCCGTTGAAAAAGAGCCTTTGGGAACAGGCGGTGCCATTAGAAATGCTGCAAAATTATTGCCTGGAGATGAAACTGTTGTTGTTTTTAATGGAGATGTCTTAAGTTCACACAACTTAGCCCTTCAAATTCAAGAACATGAAGCGAATAATGCCGATGTAACATTGCATTTAACTGCAGTAGAGGATGCTCGTGCTTATGGCTGTGTTCCTACAGATTCTGATGGTCGTGTCACAGCTTTTCTAGAAAAAATGGAAAATCCAGTTACAAATACCATCAACGCTGGGTGCTATGTTTTCAAATCTTCAGTAATTCAATCAATTGAGCCAGATCGAGTTGTCAGTGTTGAAAGAGAAGTTTTCCCAAATCTTGTAGATAGCCACGGCAAAGTATTTGGTTTCATTGATGATTCTTATTGGCTAGATATCGGCACACCACAAGCACTTCTTAAAGGATCACGGGATTTAGTAACAGGGATAGCTGATGCCTCAGCCTTAACTTCAGGACTCGTTGAGAGCGCGGGCAAGGAATTTTTAACTATGAAGGGCGCGCAGGTAGACCCATCTGCCCGCATTGATGGCGGTAGCTGCATCTCGCGTGGGGCAGTAGTTGGCGCCGATGCACATATCTCTGGATCGATTATTGAATCAGGAGCTCACGTGGGAGCAGGTGCAACAATTGTTAATTCATTTATCGCATCCGGGGCAGTAGTGGCCGATTTCGCTAAAATATCGGTATCTTTTGTGACAAATACAGAAATAATTGAAATCCCAGCTTGA
- a CDS encoding glycosyltransferase family 2 protein — MAVTDRHLVTAIVVTHDGETWLPAVVAALASQTRPADQIVAVDTDSNDSSTKLIKAARIPLISADRDCGFGDAVALAVAKMPKHIEGNSEWIWLIHDDCAPTPTALEKLLEAIEDRPQVAMVGPKLLGWHDRTHILEAGISIAGNGARWTGLETDEYDQGQHDGVHDVLSVSTAGALIRRDIFEELGGFDSNLSLFRDDIDFGWRARVAGHGVIATTAAVAHHAQASASERRSVDVNGAFLHRPLLLDRRNAAYVLLANSSWWMIPWLSIQLLGSAMARSIGYLLAKLPGYAADELLAVATLIVKPAEIVKARKFRKTKRLVSARVISSYIPPRWSQIRLSAARVTEVIRARILPVPESSSPSVLSSLEEEDLLVPTQRFQISKVLKNPAIFGYLLLAIITLIQSRNRLGALNGGALAASPSGARDLWGFYFESWHQVGMGSSHASPAWIAVVALASTLFLGKAPLLITLFFLAAPLLIMWSAHTFLRKLSSNQFITIPASFLYALSPVALASVNSGRLATLVALIIAPQIPMILSDWKQVETNNWRRIYALTILLAVLTSFTLITTLVSLGVIGIAILGDYNEKLEKPLFLARLYKRLTLLIFPFVLVAPYSFEALIRPARFLAEPGLNLAGGPTALVLSGNPGGAGSLPWWAISPILLLLVIALFSSSNARSFAQVGISFLSAAVLFSSISITVHGNSAGTRTWVGTFLVGATLASVAAGVVILDRLRTVLIASNIHYRHILAGLLLIITSLYSLSSVGWSITAGADSPVQSNMKGVMPAFLTAEADTKTLVLREVGAENSKSIQYYISRGEDISLGEPDVAPGQVRAIELAAQELIDGSGISSSQVFSSYGIKYVFVKNPFSRNVIRTIDGLGGFARTSATSAGVVWRVTGVTGRIIFTAKDGTRSVLEAGEVGARTTVNGPGSITLTETFDRSWQILQNGYRLDRAKDEQSLPQFQVKEAGEISLLHDGTIRRAWLSLQLIAWTLVIILAAPAGRRKREISEKELA, encoded by the coding sequence GTGGCAGTAACCGATAGACATTTAGTCACCGCAATTGTTGTTACACACGACGGTGAAACTTGGTTGCCTGCAGTTGTCGCAGCATTAGCTTCTCAAACTAGACCTGCAGACCAAATTGTTGCAGTTGATACAGATTCCAATGATTCATCCACAAAACTTATTAAAGCTGCCCGTATTCCTTTAATTTCTGCAGATCGTGATTGCGGATTTGGCGATGCGGTTGCGCTCGCAGTAGCAAAAATGCCAAAACACATTGAAGGCAATAGCGAATGGATTTGGTTAATCCATGATGACTGCGCACCAACACCTACCGCCCTTGAAAAACTCTTAGAAGCAATTGAAGATCGACCTCAAGTTGCAATGGTTGGTCCAAAACTTCTTGGTTGGCATGATCGCACTCACATACTCGAAGCTGGAATAAGCATTGCTGGTAACGGTGCTCGCTGGACTGGATTAGAGACCGATGAATATGACCAAGGTCAACATGATGGTGTTCATGATGTTTTATCAGTTAGCACTGCAGGCGCTCTAATACGCCGTGACATATTCGAAGAACTTGGCGGTTTTGATTCAAACCTTTCCCTGTTTCGCGATGATATTGATTTTGGCTGGAGGGCAAGAGTTGCCGGTCATGGAGTTATCGCCACGACAGCTGCTGTTGCTCACCATGCCCAGGCTTCGGCATCAGAGCGACGTAGTGTGGATGTTAACGGCGCCTTCTTACACCGACCATTACTTTTAGATCGCCGTAATGCAGCATATGTTTTATTAGCTAACTCATCGTGGTGGATGATTCCATGGCTATCAATTCAGTTACTCGGATCTGCGATGGCACGTTCAATTGGTTATTTGCTTGCAAAACTACCTGGGTATGCAGCCGATGAATTATTGGCTGTGGCCACCTTGATTGTTAAGCCAGCTGAAATAGTTAAAGCTAGAAAATTTAGAAAAACAAAGCGGTTAGTTTCTGCTCGAGTCATCTCTTCTTACATTCCACCTCGATGGTCACAGATTCGCTTATCGGCAGCGCGTGTTACTGAAGTAATTAGAGCCAGAATTCTTCCTGTTCCAGAGAGCTCTTCACCATCTGTTTTAAGCTCACTCGAGGAAGAGGATTTACTAGTACCAACTCAACGTTTCCAGATTAGTAAAGTCTTAAAGAACCCAGCAATCTTTGGATATCTCTTACTGGCCATAATCACACTTATTCAATCTCGAAATCGTCTCGGTGCTTTAAATGGCGGCGCACTTGCTGCTTCGCCAAGTGGCGCTCGAGATCTATGGGGCTTCTATTTTGAATCGTGGCACCAAGTTGGAATGGGTAGTTCACATGCATCCCCAGCATGGATTGCAGTTGTGGCACTAGCCTCCACTTTATTTCTGGGTAAAGCACCGCTTCTCATAACATTGTTCTTTTTAGCTGCACCTTTACTCATTATGTGGTCGGCCCACACATTCCTGCGAAAGCTCTCTAGTAATCAATTCATAACAATCCCAGCTAGTTTCTTGTATGCCCTCTCACCTGTGGCTTTAGCTTCAGTGAACTCAGGGCGATTGGCAACTCTTGTGGCTTTAATAATTGCACCGCAAATCCCGATGATCCTCAGTGATTGGAAGCAAGTAGAGACCAACAACTGGCGTCGCATCTATGCGTTAACTATTTTGCTAGCTGTCTTAACTTCATTTACTTTGATAACAACTCTTGTGAGCTTGGGAGTTATAGGAATTGCAATTTTGGGTGACTACAACGAGAAATTGGAGAAGCCATTATTTCTGGCAAGGCTCTACAAGCGTTTAACGTTGCTGATATTCCCATTTGTATTGGTTGCTCCATATTCATTTGAAGCACTCATTCGCCCTGCACGCTTTCTTGCTGAACCAGGTTTAAACCTTGCAGGCGGTCCTACCGCGCTAGTTCTCTCAGGTAATCCTGGAGGCGCTGGATCTCTTCCTTGGTGGGCAATTAGTCCGATTCTGCTTCTCTTAGTTATCGCTCTTTTTTCATCCTCCAATGCGCGCTCTTTCGCACAAGTTGGTATTTCATTTTTGTCTGCAGCAGTTCTGTTCTCATCTATCTCAATCACAGTGCACGGCAATAGCGCTGGGACTAGAACTTGGGTTGGAACTTTCTTAGTTGGAGCAACTCTTGCATCTGTGGCAGCCGGTGTTGTCATTTTGGATCGTTTACGAACTGTGCTCATTGCAAGCAATATTCATTACCGGCATATTTTAGCTGGCCTACTTTTAATTATTACCTCGCTTTATTCACTCTCTAGTGTTGGCTGGTCCATTACTGCTGGTGCAGATTCACCTGTGCAGAGCAATATGAAGGGAGTTATGCCAGCTTTTCTCACTGCTGAAGCTGATACTAAAACATTAGTCTTACGTGAAGTTGGCGCTGAGAACTCAAAATCAATTCAGTACTACATTTCACGAGGTGAGGATATTTCACTGGGTGAACCAGATGTGGCACCTGGGCAAGTACGAGCGATTGAACTAGCAGCTCAAGAACTCATTGATGGTTCTGGAATTAGCAGTAGCCAAGTCTTTTCTTCCTATGGAATCAAGTATGTATTTGTTAAAAACCCATTTAGTCGCAATGTTATCCGCACCATCGATGGTCTTGGTGGTTTTGCTCGCACATCAGCAACTTCAGCTGGTGTTGTTTGGAGAGTCACTGGAGTTACTGGAAGAATCATTTTTACTGCAAAAGATGGAACACGTTCTGTGTTAGAGGCTGGTGAAGTAGGAGCTCGTACCACCGTTAACGGTCCAGGCTCCATTACGTTGACAGAAACTTTTGATCGATCATGGCAAATCTTGCAAAATGGATATCGATTAGATCGCGCTAAAGATGAACAGTCATTGCCACAGTTCCAGGTAAAGGAAGCTGGCGAAATATCATTGCTTCACGATGGAACCATTAGGAGAGCGTGGCTGTCACTTCAGCTAATCGCTTGGACCTTGGTAATTATCTTGGCTGCACCTGCTGGTCGCAGAAAGCGCGAAATTTCAGAGAAGGAGCTGGCATGA